A region of Halorussus limi DNA encodes the following proteins:
- a CDS encoding RipA family octameric membrane protein, protein MASEDGRAGDIETAQELETEIYTCAVDIFQRQREMYWTRNSIAIFLQATLASALTLSDLDPIFVLVFGVFGTFFSMTWAYINIKAYRTITWWKETILTLEENLSDHSCILGIYSANSEVKESQQEGYLHFLGYRLPVDLPLPILTGLFWSLTFLYGVRLVL, encoded by the coding sequence ATGGCCTCCGAAGATGGAAGAGCGGGGGACATTGAGACTGCACAAGAGCTTGAGACCGAGATATACACCTGTGCGGTCGATATCTTTCAAAGACAACGGGAAATGTATTGGACGAGAAACTCCATTGCCATTTTTCTTCAAGCAACGCTGGCGAGCGCTTTAACATTAAGTGATTTGGATCCGATATTCGTTTTAGTTTTTGGTGTTTTTGGGACTTTCTTTTCCATGACGTGGGCATACATAAACATAAAGGCGTACAGGACGATCACTTGGTGGAAAGAAACAATTCTGACCTTAGAAGAAAATCTGAGTGACCATAGCTGTATTCTCGGTATTTATTCTGCAAACTCAGAAGTAAAGGAGAGCCAACAAGAGGGATATCTACATTTCCTTGGATATCGTTTACCGGTGGATCTTCCATTACCTATCCTCACAGGTCTATTTTGGTCTCTGACCTTCTTGTACGGTGTTCGTCTGGTTCTATAG